In Quercus robur chromosome 10, dhQueRobu3.1, whole genome shotgun sequence, a genomic segment contains:
- the LOC126702563 gene encoding probable inactive receptor kinase At2g26730 — MDRISIWLLPILIILITPMSISLDEDVKQALVQFMDKLSPGSSQRNINWGWNMSSDPCSGQWAGVYCNYPENVSVGKIALDGYNLTGVFDAGSICMVNSLTILSLKQNQISGSIPEEIGQCKELTHLYLSGNKFSGSLPNSLSQLVNLKRLDISDNNFNGELPDLPRISGLVTFLAQNNHLSGKIPNFDFENFKKYEFNVTNNNFSGRIPYLQGHLTADSFFGNSELCGEPLSTACPPSPAPLPSAEDSTPSYKGFFIYLGYIILGVVIVLSLALKFIPKNKPKKEKGDVEKNIIVDDKPSETSNEFGFGVNRSDLSMTSLESAVTPSTLLVLTSPLAKELQFEDLLKAPAELLGRGKHGSLYKVALNSGVVLAVKRIKDWGISEEEFRSRLQKMDQVRHPNILPPVAFYCSNQEKILVYEYQQKGSLFQLLHELQNGHKFDWGSRLSVAASIAEALAYMHKELHEDKIAHGNLKSTNILFDRNMNACISEYGLMEADKEEQPYLSRTSSFKNNNPNGVNTHDNFKLDVYAFGVILLELLTGKLVQNNGTDLATWVHSVVREEWTVEVFNKALLSEGAREERMVNLLHGSIELHKSFPK; from the exons ATGGATCGAATTTCCATCTGGTTACTCCCCATTTTAATCATTCTCATCACTCCAATGTCAATTTCATTAGATGAGGATGTGAAGCAGGCGCTAGTTCAATTTATGGACAAACTCTCACCAGGAAGTTCACAACGAAATATCAACTGGGGTTGGAACATGAGTTCAGATCCTTGCAGTGGCCAATGGGCGGGAGTGTATTGCAACTATCCAGAGAATGTGTCTGTGGGGAAAATAGCACTTGATGGGTACAATCTCACTGGAGTTTTTGATGCCGGTTCTATTTGCATGGTAAATTCTCTTACTATCCTCAGTCTGAAGCAGAACCAAATAAGTGGATCAATACCAGAAGAGATAGGACAATGCAAGGAGCTAACTCATTTGTATTTAAGTGGGAACAAGTTCTCTGGTAGCCTTCCTAATTCTCTCTCACAATTGGTTAACTTGAAGAGGCTTGATATATCTGACAATAACTTCAATGGTGAGCTTCCTGATCTGCCTAGGATTTCAGGCCTGGTAACCTTCTTAGCCCAGAACAATCATTTGAGTGGGAAAAtaccaaattttgattttgaaaacttcaaaaaatatgaatttaatgtCACCAACAACAATTTCAGCGGTCGAATTCCGTATCTCCAAGGCCATTTGACTGCAGATAGCTTTTTTGGTAATTCAGAATTATGTGGAGAACCACTGTCAACTGCTTGTCCACCTTCTCCTGCTCCTTTACCATCTGCAGAGGACTCAACACCATCATATAAAGGGTTTTTTATATACTTAGGCTACATAATTCTAGGTGTGGTTATAGTGCTCTCATTAGCCCTCAAAtttattcccaaaaacaagcctaaaaaagaaaagggtgatGTTGAAAAGAATATTATTGTCGATGACAAGCCTAGTGAAACCTCCAATGAGTTTGGGTTTGGTGTAAACAGGTCAGATTTATCAATGACATCTCTTGAAAGTGCAGTCACTCCATCTACACTTTTAGTTCTCACGAGTCCATTGGCAAAGGAACTGCAATTTGAGGACTTGCTTAAAGCTCCAGCTGAATTGCTTGGGAGAGGAAAGCATGGAAGCCTCTATAAAGTCGCGCTTAATAGTGGGGTCGTTTTGGCTGTAAAGAGGATCAAGGATTGGGGAATTTCCGAAGAAGAATTCCGTAGTAGGCTGCAGAAGATGGACCAAGTGAGGCATCCAAATATATTGCCACCGGTTGCATTTTATTGCTCCAATCAAGAGAAGATTTTGGTCTACGAATATCAGCAGAAAGGCAGCCTCTTCCAGCTTCTCCATG AATTACAAAATGGCCATAAATTTGACTGGGGAAGCAGACTAAGTGTTGCAGCGAGCATTGCCGAGGCCTTGGCATACATGCACAAGGAGCTGCATGAGGATAAGATTGCTCATGGCAACCTAAAGTCCACCAACATTTTGTTTGACAGAAACATGAATGCGTGCATCAGTGAATATGGTCTAATGGAGGCTGACAAAGAAGAACAACCATATCTTTCCCGAACCAGTAGTTTCAAAAACAATAATCCGAATGGAGTCAATACACATGACAATTTCAAGCTGGATGTTTATGCCTTTGGTGTGATTCTTCTCGAGCTGCTGACGGGGAAGCTGGTCCAGAACAATGGGactgatttggctacatgggtGCATTCAGTAGTTAGAGAGGAATGGACTGTTGAAGTCTTTAACAAAGCTTTGCTCTCAGAAGGTGCTAGAGAAGAAAGGATGGTGAACTTGTTGCACGGTAGCATTGAATTGCATAAATCCTTCCCCAAATGA
- the LOC126702566 gene encoding germin-like protein subfamily T member 2: MMKSSNSPLYLLSCLLMLLLLPVPSLSADPDSLQDFCVADLNASISINGFPCIPASKVSASDFFFDLSKEGITNTSNLNFSVTPANVLSFPAVNTLGIAMNRVDFGPGGLNPPHSHPRATEMGLVLEGSILVGFVTTSNVYYSKVLTPGEVFVIPRGLVHFQKNVGNGKGIVFTSFNSQMPGVVITSTTLFGSQPPMPNEVLTQAFQVDDAVVNSIKSKFGS, encoded by the coding sequence ATGATGAAATCATCAAACTCACCCCTCTACCTGCTATCTTGCCTTCTAATGTTACTGCTTCTCCCGGTGCCTTCCCTATCAGCTGACCCTGATTCGTTACAGGACTTTTGTGTTGCAGATTTGAATGCATCCATATCAATCAATGGATTTCCTTGCATACCTGCCTCAAAAGTTAGTGCAAgtgattttttctttgatctgAGCAAAGAGGGTATCACTAACACTTCGAACTTAAACTTCAGTGTCACTCCTGCAAATGTCCTTTCATTTCCTGCTGTCAACACTCTTGGGATTGCAATGAACCGTGTAGACTTTGGCCCTGGAGGACTTAATCCACCACACTCTCACCCTCGTGCAACTGAGATGGGTTTGGTTCTTGAAGGGAGCATACTTGTGGGGTTTGTGACAACTTCCAATGTGTATTACTCTAAGGTTTTGACTCCTGGAGAGGTCTTTGTCATTCCTAGGGGACTTGTACACTTCCAAAAGAATGTTGGAAACGGGAAAGGTATTGTCTTCACTTCTTTCAATAGTCAAATGCCAGGGGTTGTGATTACCTCAACAACTCTCTTTGGTTCACAACCCCCAATGCCTAATGAAGTGTTAACTCAAGCGTTCCAAGTAGACGATGCTGTTGTCAATAgcataaaatccaaatttggtTCTTAA
- the LOC126702568 gene encoding ubiquitin-conjugating enzyme E2-23 kDa-like, which produces MSSPSKRREMDVMKLMMSDYIVETINDGLNEFNVEFHGPKESLYEGGVWKIRVELPDAYPYKSPSIGFVNKIYHPNVDELSGSVCLDVINQSWSPMFDLLNVFEVFLPQLLLYPNPSDPLNGDAASLMMKDRKQYDQKVKEYCDRYAKKEHLTNSTAEVDSDEDISDEESGSSDDEIAGHADP; this is translated from the exons atgtcttCTCCAAGCAAGAGGAGAGAGATGGATGTCATGAAGTT GATGATGAGTGATTACATTGTGGAGACAATAAATGATGGACTCAATGAATTCAATGTGGAATTCCATGGTCCAAAAGAAA GCCTTTATGAAGGCGGGGTTTGGAAAATCCGAGTCGAACTTCCTGATGCTTATCCATACAAGTCTCCTTCTATTGGTTTTGTGAACAAGATATACCACCCAAATGTTGATGAGCT ATCTGGTTCTGTGTGCTTGGATGTTATTAATCAATCTTGGAGTCCAATGTTTG ATCTGTTAAACGTGTTTGAAGTTTTCCTTCCACAGCTGTTGCTTTATCCGAATCCTTCTGACCCACTCAATGGTGATGCTGCATCATTGATGATGAAGGATCGAAAGCAGTATGATCAGAAAGTAAAAG AATACTGTGATCGATACGCAAAGAAGGAGCATCTCACCAATTCCACAGCCGAAGTGGATAGTGATGAGGACATCAGTGATGAGGAAAGTGGTTCTAGTGATGATGAAATTGCTGGACATGCTGACCCATAA